The following are encoded in a window of Chaetodon auriga isolate fChaAug3 chromosome 24, fChaAug3.hap1, whole genome shotgun sequence genomic DNA:
- the usp12b gene encoding ubiquitin carboxyl-terminal hydrolase 12 produces MEILMTVRKIASICTMGANASALEKEIGPEQFPVNEHYFGLVNFGNTCYCNSVLQALYFCRPFREKVLAYKVQPRRKESLLTCLADLFNSIATQKKKVGVIPPKKFISRLRKENELFDNYMQQDAHEFLNYLLNTIADLLQEEKSQERQQNGKLVQNGGGGGGGGGGGGGSEGGGEGEGGKETQQTWVHEIFQGTLTNETRCLNCEAVSSKDEDFLDLSVDVEQNTSITHCLRGFSNTETLCSEYKYYCEQCRSKQEAQKRMRVKKLPMILALHLKRFKYMDQLHRYTKLSYRVVFPLELRLFNTSGDATNPDRMYDLVAVVVHCGSGPNRGHYITIVKSHGFWLLFDDDIVEKIDAQAIEEFYGLTSDISKNSESGYILFYQSRD; encoded by the exons ATGGAAATACTGATGACAGTCCGAAAGATCGCCTCGATTTGTACGATG ggcGCCAATGCCTCTGCCTTGGAAAAGGAGATTGGACCGGAACAGTTTCCCGTTAATGAACACTACTTTGGATTGGTCAAT TTCGGCAACACCTGCTACTGTAACTCAGTGCTGCAGGCGCTGTATTTCTGTCGACCGTTCAGGGAGAAGGTGTTGGCGTACAAG GTGCAGCCGCGTCGGAAGGAGtccctcctcacctgtctgGCCGACCTGTTCAACAGCATCGCAacgcagaagaagaaggtcGGAGTCATCCCACCCAAGAAATTCATCTCGCGGCTGAGGAAAGAAAATG AGCTGTTTGACAACTACATGCAGCAGGACGCCCACGAGTTCCTCAACTACCTCCTCAACACCATTGCAGACCTGCTCCAGGAGGAGAAGAGCCAGGAGCGCCAGCAGAACGGAAAACTGGTGCAGAATggcggagggggaggaggaggaggaggaggaggaggagggagcgaaggaggaggagaaggcgaAGGGGGAAAGGAGACACAACAGACTTGGGTCCATGAGATCTTCCAGGGAACACTGACCAATGAGACGCGCTGCCTCAACTGTGAAGCC GTGAGCAGTAAAGACGAGGACTTCCTGGACCTGTCGGTGGACGTGGAGCAGAACACCTCCATCACACACTGTCTCAG GGGCTTCAGCAACACAGAGACTTTATGTAGTGAATACAAATACTACTGTGAGCAGTGTCGCAGCAAACAGGAAGCCCAGAAAAG GATGAGGGTGAAGAAGCTGCCCATGATCCTCGCCCTCCACCTGAAGCGCTTTAAATACATGGACCAGCTGCACCGCTACACCAAACTGTCCTACCGCGTCGTCTTCCCCCTGGAGCTCCGCCTCTTCAACACGTCCGGGGACGCCACCAACCCCGACCGCATGTACGACCTGGTGGCCGTCGTTGTACACTGTGGCAG CGGTCCCAACCGAGGACACTACATCACCATCGTCAAGAGCCACGgcttctggctgctgtttgacgACGACATCGTAGAG AAAATTGACGCCCAGGCGATCGAGGAGTTCTACGGACTGACGTCGGACATTTCCAAGAACTCTGAGTCAGGATACATCCTGTTCTACCAGTCCAGAGACTGA
- the rasl11a gene encoding ras-like protein family member 11A-like — MRLTGDPAPGTMNSSSGSGNFLLVPIPEYPLLDCVPNKTVKIVVLGASNVGKTALIVRFLTKRFIGDYEANTGALYSRKVTLDGEEVSLQIQDTPCVALQDDAEGLYCQEQINRSIYWADGYVLVFSITDHNSYRTIQPLYQHVRRIHPSGNIPVILVGNKSDLLRARQVPADEGETLAASLGGVYFEASARENHEGVHAAFLHLCQEVIRALGGGNGEKRRGGLHLARPKSPNMQELKRRFRQVLSSKVKSATTL, encoded by the exons ATGCGGCTGACTGGCGACCCTGCACCGGGAaccatgaacagcagcagcggGTCTGGCAACTTTCTGCTGGTCCCCATACCGGAGTATCCCCTGCTGGACTGTGTGCCCAACAAGACGGTGAAGATTGTGGTGCTAGGGGCGAGCAACGTCGGGAAAACCg CTCTGATTGTCAGGTTTCTAACAAAGAGGTTCATCGGGGATTATGAAGCAAACACTG GAGCGCTCTACTCCAGAAAGGTCACACTGGATGGGGAGGAAGTGTCACTTCAGATCCAGGATACACCCTGTGTCGCTCTCCAG GATGATGCTGAGGGCCTGTACTGCCAGGAGCAGATCAACAG GTCAATCTACTGGGCCGACGGCTACGTGCTGGTTTTCTCCATCACGGACCACAACAGCTACCGCACCATCCAGCCGCTGTACCAACATGTCAGACGCATTCACCCCTCTGGAAACATACCTGTTATactg GTTGGCAACAAGAGCGACCTGCTCAGAGCCCGACAAGTGCCGGCAGACGAAGGCGAGACGTTAGCAGCGTCGCTAG GAGGGGTTTACTTTGAGGCCTCGGCCAGAGAGAACCACGAGGGAGTCCACGCCGCCTTCCTGCATCTCTGTCAAGAG GTGATCCGGGCGTTGGGAGGAGGGAATggggagaaaagaagaggaggccTCCACCTGGCCAGGCCCAAATCTCCCAACATGcaggagctgaagaggaggtTCAGACAGGTCCTCTCATCCAAAGTCAAGTCAGCCACAACTCTCTGA